A genomic window from Silene latifolia isolate original U9 population chromosome Y, ASM4854445v1, whole genome shotgun sequence includes:
- the LOC141627942 gene encoding protein FAR1-RELATED SEQUENCE 5-like, translating to MRDLDKISRSLDMFPKTLILDNSKLNIGAGLTFRQVKELVNGYENIGATLIDFMNFQRDIKCYIGLRDADLFIDRLEKLKATQPQFYFAYDVDPQNRLTKFFWADATCIRNYSFFGDVVSFDPTYGTNKYDMVFTPFTVLITTRESRCCLRLSLLHEDDISFQWTFQHFLTAMGQKERDS from the coding sequence ATGAGAGATCTCGATAAGATTTCACGATCCCTTGATATGTTCCCGAAGACGCTTATCTTGGACAACTCCAAGTTGAATATTGGCGCTGGATTGACCTTTAGACAGGTTAAGGAACTTGTCAATGGGTATGAAAATATCGGTGCTACATTGATAGATTTTATGAACTTTCAAAGAGATATCAAGTGCTACATTGGGTTAAGAGATGCTGACCTTTTCATCGATCGACTCGAGAAACTCAAAGCGACCCAACCCCAGTTCTACTTCGCCTATGATGTTGATCCGCAAAACCGTCTAACAAAGTTCTTTTGGGCTGATGCTACATGTATTAGAAACTACTCATTCTTTGGGGATGTTGTGAGCTTCGACCCTACTTACGGAACcaacaagtatgatatggtttttacaccattcaCAGTGTTAATCACCACGCGAGAAAGTCGGTGTTGTTTGCGGTTGTCTCTGTTACACGAGGATGACATCTCCTTCCAATGGACCTTTCAGCATTTCTTGACTGCCATGGGACAAAAAGAGCGCGATTCATGA